GCCCCTACGCTCCTTCTAATATTATATTTCAAAATTTAGAAGTGGAACAAGTCCTATTAagatcagtataatcaacacacattctctattttctattaatttattttaacaagtacaacattagACATTCAAGTTGTGTATTGGATTTTAGAAATAAATTTAACTTTTCCGGAGTCTTAGTTTTTTCGGGGGAGTGTCTACTCCTACGCTTACGTTGAACTAATGCCTTAACGACAAGGTCAATGGTCAGTTGGTGGCAGGCAACCTCAGGGTTGAATTCAGACATCTCGGCACCGCTCCATGCGGATAAATTCGGCATTCTGTCTCAGGCAAGCCATGAGTTGCTTCCTTACCAGGTCGAAAAGTTCTGTTCCGATCTTCACACCTCTGTTTAGATTATCGCCTAGGAGGATGATTTCAAAGTCCCTGTCAAGAATGGGGCACACAAGATGGAAAGGATTTCTGTTACCAGTGGGTGTCGGTGAACCCTCTGGCTCTGGTCAGacatctccatcttgtctcttcttctcttttagccCGTCCTTGGTGAAGCGGAAGTCAAGGTAGACAGAGCCAACGTGGGGTGACAACTTCTGTTCATCTTGGTGAGTTGGCTTGTCCACGAGTTAAGTCGGCTTgatagttttagaagttgtgatgaTAAAGTTATGCCCTTTGGTAGCTGCGTCGAAACATTTTCTTGCGGCCTCGATGTCCTCGTGAACGGTGACAACACGATCCCTGTTGGTGTAGTACTTCATTTTGAGGTGGATCGTGGATGGCACGACAGTTAGTTCGGCCATAGTTGGTCTTTCTAGGATGCAGTTGTACAGAGACGAACACTTAATGACCAGGAAGCAAATTTTGATTTGTATGGCAGTTTCCTATTCCCCAAAGGTGACGAGCAGCTCGACGTAGCCCTATGGTCTAGTGAACGTGTCATTGAAGCCCTGCAGATCGGACCTCACATATGGTGTCAAATGAGTGTGGTAGAGCTGAAGGGTGGTTAATTGATGGACTTACATGATATCGACGAAGCTCCCTTGGTCGACCAAAGCGCGGCGAACGTCAAAGTTTGCCATTTTTGCTCTTATGAGAAGGGGATGCTGAAGTTGGGAGATCCACCGAGCAGCTCCTCGAGATAGAAGGTGATGAGCTTAGACTTTTCCCGGAACCTGCTGAGGGTCACATTCTAGTTCGATTTCGTGCCGATCAGTTATAAAACTTCCTCTTCGCCGATCCTATTGTGAGCTTGTTGAGTCCTCCGCCCGATATAACCATAAAGGAAGGGAACTTTTCCAACATGCTATGAGCACACGAGGGTGTGCTGGCCTCATCGGGGGCGCATAAATATTCAGGTCGAGAGATGCACATGGCGACCTGTAGCGGGCCAACTTCATCAGAGGGTTTCTCCTCCTCGACCTTCTTTGGTACGTGGACGTTATGTCAGGGAGCCTCACCCCGCTTGGTGTATTGTTTCAGCCGACCTTCCTTGATCATGGTCTCAATCGATCCTTGAGGTGGACGTAGTCTTCGGTGACGTGGCCTTGACTCCTCTGAAACCAACAATATTTGGTTTTGTCGACTTCTGGCTTAAATAGTGTAGCCTTAGGAAATCGAAGATAACCTGTTTTAAACTCGACATTAGTACACTCGGCGAGGATACGCTTGCTGGGAGCGGTCAACAAAGTATACTCAATGAAGCAACCGGATGGCCCCTTGTGCTCGCGAGAGTCGTGAGATTTATCCTCTCTTACTTTTTTCCCGCCTCGTTGAGGTAGTGCGGGGTCATCATATTTTGAGCCTTTGGTGTTTTCTCGATTCCTCGAATCCTGAGCACTGTTGGAAGCCTATTTCTCCTCATACTGAATATAAGCCTGGGCGTTGAGGAGGAATTTGTCCAGTGAATGGGATGTCTCGATACCAATTGCTTTCTTGAAGTCGATGTCAGGAAGCAGCTCTTTCTCGAGCAAGTACCTCTTCATGCGGTCAGTCGTGCGAACCTGGATAGCCTCCCGAGTGAACCGTTCAAGGTATGCTCGAAGGGGTTAGTTGCTCCGCTAAATGATTGCTTCTAATAACGCCTCGATCTTTAGATGCTGTCGGGAGGCGGTGAAGTTTCTGGTAAACTGTGTTTTAAGGCCCCTCTAGGAATGGATAGACTCAGGGGTGAGGATTTTGTACCATGCCATCGCGTACTTCCTAAGACTCGTGGGAAACAGTATGCACTTGATTACGCCCTTGACGTTGCAGTAGTCGAGCATAGCATCAATGTTCTCGATGTAATCGTCGGGGTCCATCGAGCCATCGTATGTCGCCAGAGAAGGAAATTTTTCCGTCCATATGGGGAGCTCAATCTCCATGATCGATAACATCACTTCAGACTGTGAACGGGATTGGGATGAGTCGATCCGAGGGCTTCGTTACTGCGTGGTGAATTTCTAGGATGACTCTTTGGCTTGTCGGGTCGGACGATAAATTTACTTTTCTTAGGAACAGGAGAGCGCCGCTCCTTTTGGGGAGGAGTGCGCTCACGCTTCTTGATAACCACGGGCCGCAGCTTTTCCAGCCGAGAGCGATGACCAGTTGGTTGCGGAGAAAGGCTTTGAGACTCATCCTGTCGGTGCCTCCGCTGGGAAGAGCGTGAACGGTTGTATCATCGTCGCGGGGACGGGATACGAGACTTGGATCGACGTCTCCTCGGGGAGGGTGATGGGCGACCAGTCTCCAACATTGTAATTCACTGATTTTGCTGGAAAATGAGGAAGTTGGTGTGGTTGATCGGCGCAAACAAGGTCACTGTGGTAGGGTGAGCATTAGGTGGCAAGGGAATCTCTTGATAAGTGTCAAGGGGCTCCTATTGTTGGGCGTCGTAGTGGACTGCGTCCTCGGAGGAGGAGGCAGTTTGCCCGTCCCTAGGTTGATCCATATCGTGACCGACTGTACCGTTGTTGTCGAGAGGTTGCCGTTGGCAGCGAAGGTATTGACGTTATCGTCGTGTTGACTGGCCATGATGATCTGTAGGTGGAGTTTGAGTTTTCTTTGGTCTGTTTTAGAAAAAAACGAGGGAGCAAAGAATTCCCATAATCGGCGCCACTAATCTTACCGGGATCAGAAGGATCTTCTATGGCCTGCAACACGTTTGCTTCTGACGGTTGCTGGAAATACAGGGTTATACATGCAGGACACTCCGATGGCAAAGTAAGGTTCAgagtgaagagagagagagtatgATTCGAATATCTGACCCTCttatgaaagagggtatttatagtgcCCAAACGCTGCACCAAGGTCTTCTATTTTGGGTTGGATTTTCAGGAACAAAATAGAAGACTGCCAGGATCCTACGTAAGTAGACAAGATTAGCGCGTGATCTTCATCCTGGTTCAACTACCCTGCGATCAGCGGATGCAGGGAGATCGATCCTTCCGGAAACACTTGGCCACGCatccttaaataaaataaaatgtatcaAGCAGGAGATTTTGATGATTGATAAATAAATAGATAGGTGTATATTTATTGGATCTTaaatttgtcatttaaaaaaacattaatgtaaatactttaattttataatttttaaaattaaatattagaaaaacACGTTTTTAGGCACACATACGTTCTTGACTTTTAAACTACGTTTtaagaaaatttttttttttaaaaaaattgtagtaTTTACCTTAACTTTAAAACTGAAGGCATTTACTTTAGATTTTTACAAAATAACTTTTATGTGCATGCACTCATCGAGTTGAACATAATGAGTTGAAACTATCGAATTGAATTAAGTTGTTCGTGAATTTAAAATGAGTtgagtttaaaatttaaaaaatagtttgtgTCAAACTCGAGTTGACTCATTTCTAACCtatatatttgaaatatatttgaaaTCACTAAAAGAAAAACGTCATTGTAAATAATCAAACAATATTAGAACAACTATTTTAATTGATTTGGAAACATTTTATACTTTCTctgatttataaataaaaaataagtcaACCTCCCATTTTCCTTCAAAATCCAACTAACCATCATATCTTTTAGGAAACTCATACTCGACATATAGGTCATTGCATGCTCATTTTTAAAACCATTGAAAGTAAGTTTTCTTATGCAGAATGCATTCGTATGGCTCTTTTGACCTCTATGAAGCTCGTTTTCTACCTCTTGATAACAAATAAGAATACGAGTTATACATTTCCCCCCTACATGTTGGCACTTACATCAAAACATCCTTAAATGTTGAAACTATAGGAAAACAAACAAGCCTTAAAAATGTGCAAATGTTCAATATAGTCATTTTCTAGTTCTTACAATAAACCATCACACAATAGAACCCTCTTTTGTGTATTAATAAACAAAGTAACATCATCAATAAATATGTTCAAAATAGAATCAAGAACTTCACTCAAAAAGATAGAATCATGCATAAAAAATAATGTGTCAGCCGCTTTTCTTAATCTCGAACAAATATTTGAGTTCCATATGACACCTTTTGTCGTCATCTTCAAACTGTAAAACATCAACCAAAGAGTAACAAGTTTATGCATCAATTGTTAAATTTTCAAAATGCCAAAACACTTCTGAAAATACATTTCTCTCTATCACAATTGTTGACTACCCGAGTCACCCTTATTTTTGCCGttattcaaaacaaaaatagGCGAGTAAAGGCTACATTATATATACTAAAGTCATGAACAAAGCATCCAATTGGTAATGCATTTTTAGATTCTCATACCTTAAGTTTTGCTGAGTAAACACCTCTTGCAAGTGCACCGGAGGGAGTTGTGTCCTCTTTCAAAGCATATACATATGGCTCCTTTTGGGGAGCAAAAGTACCCAGCATTCCTTTGCTCTGATCAACTGAAAAAGCTCGACAATACAATTGAATTATAAGTTTAATACATGCCGACTCTTTGTGGGCTCAACTCATAAAGTTTGAAGAGTTTTATTAATACCAAAAATAGTATTATAGACATGATTTAATACTATGTGCATAGTACATATTCAACATTCTAATTCTAACTTAATAATAAAGGAAACCATGATTAAGCTAAGATGAGTTAAGAGACAAAACCAAACTAGACACAAACATAGCATCACAGTTCAAAATTGATGGACAAAAATTCAGGAATCTCAATATAGGTTCACAACTCATTACACAGAGTATAAGAAGTTCATAGTCGGTCGGAATCGGATAAAGCATAAATCAGAAGGTTCAAAATAGGAGTGAAGAATGGTGGGACTTGGTTCACCTCGTTGGAGCTGGATTCCGCTCCGTACATCTAGGTCTCAGATCATCAGAGTTTGGGTTCATTCATCTTGTTGGCCTGTTGAATTCATCGCAAAATTCCAACACTGGGTTTGTTTGAGTTTTTTGGTTTGTACTTGATTTATGCTAAGGGTTTTACGGGACTAAGAGTTGAGGGTTCAGTACAACATTGTTCACCTCCTTTCCAGATGGATTCAAGTTTAGATGTTCGATGCATGTGGAATAGAATGCTACAAATGTGAGGTTAATGTTTTGTGCACTGCACAATCTTAGCATGGTTGGGAGAAAATAACAGTAATGTCCTCAAACTAATGATTCTATATATGTGACCCTACCCAAACTTACACATAAACAACGTAAGAAAATCAACTCGATTTCGATATTTAAAGCCATAAACTCGAGAGTTTGACAATCATGATCATTATCATGATGTCAACAAATATGTACAGTAATTATATTTAACTGTCAATGTCATGTGCAATTTACATTCTAGTTTAGCAACACCAATTTGTAATCGAGAAAACAACCTATTTTTTGACAACTCGTAAGCATTAAACATAGCTTAACCCTTTATTTTCTTCGGGTTAAGAGAGTTTAAGTGTTGGATTTCTTAAGTTGAACTAAAATTCAGTATCTCCATATGAGAGGAAGCCTTGCCAGACACTATTTACTATCCTATGGCATCAATAATACCTAAAAATTCTTACAACAAGCAAACCGAGAAAGGACCTCAATGATCCCCAAAAATTGCAACCTTCAAAACAAACCCAACTTCAAAGATGCCACATGAAAAGTCCAAATAATCGGTACTACAATCAACTGcttcaaaaacattaaaaaaaaaaccaatgtGATCAAACACAACTTTACCAAACCGAACGTTAATTGTGATCAACTTTTAAACCCTAATCTCAACTTTTCTGATAGTAATACTTCAGTTTTCATAACTAAAAATCAATCACAAAAAACCACTCGATACAAGATTATTTAACAGCAAGACCAAATATAAAAACTAAACATGTACCTTGAAGCCCTCCTTTCCACACAGTGTTGGAGTAAGTCAAGCCAGAAACAAGGTTATGCATAACACTAAACTGTAGCTTAAGCTGATAACGAGAGCCCTCTCTTAGAGTGAACAGCGTCCGACCGTTCTGATTATCTTCCACTGGTAAAGGAGTAACAATTTCACCAAAATCCTCAGACAGAATTCCAATGGAGTGAAATTTCACTTCAGGATCCAATTGACCTATCAAAGGAAAAAGAACAAAAACAACTTaaacaaaaccaaacaaaaacTGTTACACagcacaaacaaacaaacaaacaaggaTCATAGACAAAAAAAAAGGTCCTTAAACAAACCATCTAAATCACTTTCCAAGCAACCTAACAGCTTCTCCTTCCACCTCCTCAAGCTTTCATCCTCCTGCAAAAAGCACAATTAACCTCAGattcataaaaaattaatacatacaaaaaatgaaagaaaaattgcAGAATCAAGAACCTTGTCCTTTTCGATCTGTTCCTTGAGAGAAAGAAGAGGACCAGGAACAAATGGACCGTTTTTAATATGATCAGCGAgttcttcttcgtcttcttcgtCTTCACTGACATTATGAGAGGGTTTCTCAGTGATTTGTTGTTTGGTATTGTCGATGAGAGAAGATGGACCTGCTTGTTCTTGTTGTTTGTCCTCCATCGCTTGTGTGTATGGGTTTGGGAGGGTTTTGGCACAGTGTTCGAAGAGAGAcagtgtttgtgtttgtgtagTACTAAATTCAAATTCACATTTTACTTTTGTTTTGTCTTTGAGGTTTTGGTTGGGACTGTCGTTTGACTGGGACCCTTTCTTTCGGTGATTTGTCTTTTTCCTACACCTATTACGGAATACTTTCATTTTCGAAATTAATCcctttattttaaattacaaactttattattttttcaatctCAAATTTAATaatctatttaaattaaaaatttactaattttttataGGTTTACATTCAAAAttgataatgtatttatttttagaaGATAAATCACAAATGTAACAAGTCTTCATGTTTGAAATAATATATGCCAAATGGTGTTAACTCCTGCTTTCGCTAAATGAATGAGAATAAGAATAACAAACCAAATCTCTGATCCCTTTATCCCATGTTACTGTGAGACCATGGTATAAATCAAAGAGTTTTACATGAAGGGTTGTAGAAACACCAACACTATTGACAAAACCAATTAACCAAGAACCATTCAGTTTTCTAATCACACCCCTGAACCCATATGGATCTGGTTTCCAGACTACTATTCCCTCTGGCCTTATTGATAAGTAAAAGTGTTCTAATTTTTTTTGCCTTAAATATAAGCAAAATTCAACAAATCTAGgtgcatttaatacttttattCCAAAACTATCCTTGCACTAATTACTTAATATTGTTAATTGACGACAATTTAATTAAAGGTATATCGGTAATATATTATCTCTTTTAAatgaaatcaagaaaattaaatgCACTTAGCTATCATTCTTAATAAACGTGAAAATTGTCTTTTTTGGCTTATAAATCATACCAGAGTAGTACCATTTATATTGAGAATCATAGTTATCTTTCCACTGCATGCCGAGAAATTCATATGTTATTCGCTACTACAACCTCTCGAGAGAAAAATATGTAGCTTAAGATGATAAATAGAGACATTATCTTTCTCCATACAAAGTTGCTTCCTTGCCCTCCAAAGCCACTAATAACTAGTCATGAACATGTGAACCTGTCAGATTCAATTCTCGTTTGAAGCCATTCCACCAAGTAGTTAGAGGCAAAAAATTAATGCCAGCAAAATAAACGTAAAGCCAAACCTGCCCAGCATAAACACAATCTCAGATGCAGTGCAAAATATTCTCATTTATACCAATACATCTCGGTAAACTAGTCATCTGAAGCGCACCCCCATTTGTGCAGCAACTGTCTAGTTGGTAACGATTCATGACAGGAAACCCATacaaaaaacttaatttttttgtcGTCCGTAGACACCAAATCCAATTCCAAGAGGAGTAGATACCACCTCCATCCCCAATAGACATCGACCTTGTTAACCAAAGATAATCAGCCCTAGCCGAATAAATACCATCTAATTTACCTGTCTAAGAGAAGCCATCATGGACACTGCCATTAAGGCAAACTGGGATAGTAGATGGGGATTGGATGACATTGGGGAAAATTGTGTGCATAGCTCAGAAAAATCTCATTTACTATTTCGAACAATATCTATGGTCTTATGGATATCACAAATATCCACATACCAAACCTGATTACTCAACTTGCTAAAACTAGACCAAGGTGCACACCAAAGAGATGACGAACTGTTACCTAGCCGAAACTCAAAACCATCTCTCAATATTGATTTTTCTTTCATAATAAAATTCCAAACAACTCACCATTGCTTCTTTGAAACTTAAAAGAACAAGCATCCTTAACATATTTATGCCTCAACAACTTGACTTAAAGTTTCTCATAGTTATTATGAATAACCCAAACTAGTTTCCCCAACATATATGTATTTGATTCCTTAGCCATACGAATACCCAAACCACCATCTTTCTCCGACTTAGTTATTATATCTCATCCTACAAGATGGATATCCTTATTAGAAATTCCTtttcatatgaaatttctggcGGATTATTTATCAATAAGGTCGCAGACAATTTTGGGCAACCAAAACAATTGCATGTAATTATCACTAATTTTGTAAATAAGATTAAAAAGAGAAATCAAATCtataattaaacttttattttattgaagCATTAATTGTCactaattaaattagttaatttagaaaaataaataaataaataaaaatcgaaTATGTTTTTTCGAATATTTTATGTTCTCACCATTTTAAAACATGATATAAGAGCTTTATTCAAACACTTTTAAATGTTAGACTATTAATAAAGGGAAATAAAAAAACTTATGTTTTATGTaaataataaatagtataaaagaacttataaataaaatcaataatattaaaaaatcatcccgaaaaagaaaaagaaagtgtTTTAACCAATAATAtcaaaatacatttttaaattaGAAGTTAAAGTAGTGTGTGTTTCTCTTGTATTtatgcttttatttttctttcgcaTATGAAAGTAAAAAGGTATAATAAAATCATGTTAGATCTGATTCATTTAAACCCTTATATGTCAATAACGGTCCAAATTTAACACATACGATTATTTGGTAAGTTGGTTTGGAACATCTTCTTTAACATCAAAGTCTAAAGTTATAACTTTTTAATGGACACAATTTTCCAGCTTTATTATTTGTGCTTGCAATTATAACGTATTAGGGTaatatttctttttataattatataattttttaagaatcttagatatattttgaattttttctcTCATAAATTACAAGATTAGAATTTTTCAGATTCTATGTTAAGGATTAGATTTCTCTTGAAAGAGGGTAAATTAATACTAAAAAATTTCTTAATGCATTAATGATAATCGATTTCACTCTTTAAAAGtagaaatatttataatatatgcaGATTTCAAGTGGAACTTGATATCGTTGCCTGATGCGGTATCTTGTTTGGATGTCATCATTAAGAACCACTGATTACTTGCAATCAACTTCCCCTTTGAGTGTTGACTCTAAGAACTTCTTCACTCATTAACAACAAATTTCGTTTCACTTATGGATTTGTCATCTTTTAACTTATTTGACAATTGTCATCTTTTAACTTATTTGACAATTGTCATCATTAAAACcaaaatgatggttatacttgcACAACATATAGATCCACATTATCCCCCTTTTCGATAATGACAAACCATCTATCAAGAAGATGGTAAAACATAAAAAAGTTAGATTGAAATATTGAAGTGGTTAACTCTCACTCACAGATAAAAAGAGAATAATTTTACTCCTTCTAAGATTATACTTCTCTCTTTTGGCATTATCAAAAAGgcgagggggggggggggatatTACATAGATCATATATTCACATATATCATTTTGATAAAGGGAAGAAGAAGATGGTGAAGATACACTTAGAAAATTAATCCATGCAAGATTGATTTAAAACTCCTAACTAAGTTcttataaaaaataagttttcTTTAGGAAGAGgtattgtaaaaatattttttaattgattagaTGAAGACACAAACTCAATTATGCAATCCCCTTTTTCAACATGATCATTAACGAATTGACGTCTAATCTCAATGTGTTTAGTCTAAGAGTGAAGTACCTAATTTTTAGTGAGATTTATGGCGCTAGTGTTGTTGCATTATATCGGGACAACTTCAAGATCAACTTTAGAATCATTTAGCTATTGTTTCACTTAGATAATTTACACGCAATAATTACCCACAACAACTTATTTTACTTCAACTCTGGATAACTGCTTACTAAGTGCCTCTTCAGCAATGTAGAAGATCAAGGGAGACATGGGATCTCCTTGCCTCACTACTCTAGAGCAAGAGAAAAATCTTGCAACTTTTTCATTTATCATGATTGATAGTTTGACTGAGTGTAGAATGGTAGTTATCCAATCACAAAACTTTTGATCAAAACCAAATTGAACAAAAGCTTTAATAAGACATTGGCAATCTAGAGTATCAAAGACTTTATTGATGTCTATCTTCAAAATCATACTACCTCCAAAGAATATTTTTGTCTAACATATTAATGCCTTCTAAAATAATCCAAATGCACTTATAAATATGTCTACCCCTAATGAAGCCTAGTTGGTGTTCTAAAACAATTTTAGAAGTTAAGATGACCAACCTATCTGCAATGATCTTAGTGTTgatttttaattgaaaattttcTAGTGCAAGAGGTCTATACTGATTTATAGAGTCCACTCTATGTTGTTTAGTTATCAAAGTCACATTGATTGAATTGATATGAGGAAGGATTCAAACTTGTTCAAACAAATTGATTCGCCGAATTGATCAGGTCAGTCCTTACTATATACCAATAGACTTGGAAAAAACATCCCCCAAAATCTTTAGGGCCTGAAGCAGAATTACCATCCATGTTGTACATTGCATTTTTAATTTCCTCCGGCTGAGGAATTCTAGTGAGATATTCATTATCCACATCAGTTATAAGTTGTGGGATAGTTCTCTCCACTAGATCAATAAACTTGCAATTGTTTTCGGagctaaacaattttttttataagttaatGACATGATTATCTAATTCAATGCCTTCCTTTAAAAAATTATTGTCATGTCTCAGTGCAGTGATTTTATTACTAGCATATCTCAATTTGACTGTGTTGTGAAAAAAATTTGTATTCCTATCTCTATTCTTAAATCACTTATTCTTTATCTTATTCCTCCAGCTGGTCTTACATATGCAATTCCTTATCTAATAGAAGTTGAACACTTTTTTCTCCAATCCAAGATCATCATTGTGTCCTGAATCATTAATCAAACTTTGTATACTGTTAGCTTCATCAATAGCTTGCACGACTTTAAGATAAATATTTCTAAATATCTCTTTGTTCCATTTCTTAAGAATATGTTTAAGAAATCCCAACTTAATTGCTAAAACAAACATAGGACAACCAACCACACTAGTATTCCAATTATAGGCAATCATTCGTCACACATTTTTTCATTGGTTATTTTTAGTTTTACTTACAAAATGTTGAGGAGGTTTTAGCCTGAAGAAAAGGTTGGGGCCACGAAAGTTCATACTATCACTACAGATGGAAATGACATAGTTTTTGTTGTACTAGATGAAGATTTAGGTACATATCTTGCTGATATATAATTTTTCACGAAGCATCACTATTAAAGAATATGGTTATACACTGCATTTTTATTTTGAGCATAGTTTAAACTCAATAAAATTTATCATTCAGGTAAGAAAAACGCCTCAGACGTAAGTATAGAGGTGCTAAAACTTTGTCGCATATGCAATAGAAAGATCAATCAAGAGGCGACATATTTGAACATGGCAATGGTCGCAGTGGGAGAAGAGGTGATGGTGGCATGAATGGTAGATTTTTAAGTGATAGGTTTACAAATGGTTGTGGTAGAGGTCGTGGCAACTGGGGTGGGAAAAGATGCTATAATATACTTTTTGTTTAATATGGGAGAATAACTGCACGAGGCTTAAGATTACCAGTTTAGTTGTGACCTATGTATCACAGACAActctgaaaaaaaaaaagatgtatTTATATCGATGTCTGTGTCGAACACCGACGTTTGTGATTACATTgaattattcattttttaaaattattatcg
The window above is part of the Vicia villosa cultivar HV-30 ecotype Madison, WI unplaced genomic scaffold, Vvil1.0 ctg.001464F_1_1, whole genome shotgun sequence genome. Proteins encoded here:
- the LOC131635307 gene encoding rho GDP-dissociation inhibitor 1-like, with protein sequence MEDKQQEQAGPSSLIDNTKQQITEKPSHNVSEDEEDEEELADHIKNGPFVPGPLLSLKEQIEKDKEDESLRRWKEKLLGCLESDLDGQLDPEVKFHSIGILSEDFGEIVTPLPVEDNQNGRTLFTLREGSRYQLKLQFSVMHNLVSGLTYSNTVWKGGLQVDQSKGMLGTFAPQKEPYVYALKEDTTPSGALARGVYSAKLKFEDDDKRCHMELKYLFEIKKSG